The DNA window TAGTAGATCTTGGCATTCGGTGTAGCTGTGCTTAATTTGACCTTAGTACCTTTGTCTATTTCTCCGGGCTGCGGATTGGCAGTTGGTTTTTCTACCCTAGCAGCCTCAATAACACCCCATTTAGAAAAGTGGTATACCGTTACCGTAACTAACTTGTTAACTTTATCAACAACAGGGTCGGCGGCACACTCCCACTTTTTCTCACTTTCATTATAATAAAAGATTGCCAGGTTGTCAGGATCATCAACCTTTGACTCATCATAGGGCAGGGTCAATTTAACTCCGGCACTAAAATCATCGACTTGTTTATCAAACTCCACTTCAATTACCTGGCCCGCTACGGTAAATACCGCAGGAGGATCACTAGGAAGCTCATAATCATCTTCATCGCATTTTTTAACAGTCACTTTTACACCTTCTGGAAGACTGCTCTTCACAGAGGTAAAGTCTATGGTAATCCCACCCTCATATGCAACGGGAATATCAGGATCCACTTCCACAGATGTACCTACAGGTGCCTCTACCCTAAGGGTAAGAATAACCTTGGGCGCATACCCGCTAACGGTGCCTTGGAAAGTAAATACACCGGCTTTTGTTGTATCTACAACATTAGGACTCCATGTTACAGAATATTTTTTAGTTTTACCATCGCTCATATTAGCTGTAACTTCGGTAGGTAAACTATAATTTTCATTTAAGGCAACAGTGTATTGAATATTATCAATGCTTACTATTACGGGTGTATCGTCACCCCCACTCGGCCCACCGCCACCGCCACCACCGGGTGCTGAAAGTGAGAACGGTGCCTTAAAGATGCCCAAACTCCGGGTACCGGCGGCTCCTACAGCCACATCTTCGGCCAACAGCAGGGGATCCTCGTCTTCTTTACCGGGCTTGTACACCTGCACCGTATATGTACTGTCAGGCAGTACGGCCCCCTTAAACTTTCCATCATTACCCGTATAAATAATAAACGTGGGGTTTGTGGTGAAGAGCATCTTGGCATTCTGAACCTTGGTTCTATTTTCATCATACAAAGTACCGGAAACTACCGCTGCGGGTACCAATTCCAGTTTTGCCGTGGCTTTCTCATCTTTTACCACCGTGATATCACTTTGATAAGCCACCTTATTGTCGGTAACCGCCGTTAAATCGTAATCACCGGCAGCCAGTGCGAATTCAAAATAACCTTTGCTGTCGGTTTCGGTTTCCTTTATATCTTCATAACCACCGGCCTTAAACACACGCACGGTGGCACCGGATACTGCTTTACCGTCCAGTGTTACCGTTCCCTGTAAAGTTGCCTCTTCAATTACAGGCGGTGTAACCGGGGCAAATTCCCTGGCTCTGTCCAGAGCGACCACTGCCTCGGCTCTGGTGATGCTTTTGCCGGGCTGGAAAGTGCCGTCAGGATAACCGGCCATTAGACCGGCCTTGGCTATGGCACCGATGCTGCTGCGGGACCACTGGGGAATCTGGCCGGCGTCTTTAAAACCTTCCAATCCCTGGGTAGTGGGTTCCAGTTCGAGCAGTCTGACCAAAATACTGGCCGCTTCCTGGCGGGAAATGGACTGCTGCGGTTTAAAGGTACCATCTGGATAACCGCCGGTATAACCCGCCGCGCTGGCGGCTGCAATATCGTTATAGTACCACTGGCTTGAGTTTACATCGCTGAAATTAGCGGCAAAACCTTTAGTTTCAATGCCAAAGGCACGGTTGACTAGGGCTACGAATTCAGCTCTGGTAACCTGGTTATTGGGTTTAAAAGTACCATCTGAATAACCGCCGGCCAAACCTTTTTCCGCCCATTTGTTAATTTGTCCTTCGGCCCAATGCCCCCGGGTGTCCGTGAACCCTGCGGCAAAGGCGTATCCCGCCGCGGTAAGCATCAGGGATAACACTATTAATAAAGATAAAAAATATCTCCTATTAAACAAACAGGTCACTCCTTTCACTTACTATAAATACCGACCCATCCTCGCAACCTGGTTTTTTATCTCTAATGCCACCTCCTATTGTTTTTTGACAATTTTTTCATTAACGTAATAATATAGACATGGAACTTAAGAATTCCACAAAACTTGTTATAAATCCTTCCAACATGCTTAAAATGTCCCAATATTTAAGAAGCACAAAGCCAGACGTCGATAAAATGCAAAGTGAACATGTAAGCCGGATATAAAAAAACAGAAAACCGGTTCACCCGGTCTCTGTTTTTTGAAAGGTTTCATCATTAAACATTGTACTTAAAACTTTCCAGCTCAAAACCGTCCTCATCATAAAAATACAACTCTACCGTATCCAGCCTGACATTTTCATCTTCAAATTCCTCGGCTATATCTTCTCCGATACTATCCACGGCATCCTCAATATCACGATCACGTAAATATCTCCACTCTACCGAACAATCATCATCCTCTGCGTCCAAGTGAATGTCAACTTCCTTATCGTCCTTATCATAGTTTACCTGGGTTACTCTAAATTCCAAATCTTCCACGCTATATCTTTTGTTCAGCAGGTTATCTTCCACCTCGGAGGCATTATCACTGCCACCCCGGTAGTCCTCGTCGTTAAAATCCACTTCCAGGTCGTCCTTGCCGTCTTTATTAAATTCCACCAGCTCTTCATCATCATCTATATCGATGACTACACCTTCGATTACCGTATTTTTCGTCAGCTCGTCCTGGATATATTCAACCAGATCTTCCAGCCAGTCTTCAATATCTTTGTCCCTCAGATCTTCCCACTCATCGCCATAATCGCCCAGATCCACTTCAATCTCCACTTCCACGTCATCCTCGTCGCCGTCCAGCCTGATGTCCTCTATGGCCACATCTTCCAACTCATCAAATCTATCCAGCAATTCATCTTCCAGGTCTCTTAAATCATTCTTGTCCTCTTTGTCCGGCTGTTTCTGCAAATCTTCGATTTGCTTCTTCAAGTTGGCTATTTCCTGATCCTTTGCTATCAGTTGCGCCTTCAAGCTGCCAACCTCAGCAGCGGCACCGCTGGTCAATTGGATGGTTTTGGTTTCAGCCTGCCAGTTTACATTACATTTTAAGGCTTCCCCGGCCACGCGCAGCGGTACATAAGTAACTCCATTTAGCAAGAAAGGCTCCTGCCCGGCTGATAGATTAACCGCTTTCCCATCGGCATAGATTACAATATTATTGTAGTCTACCTTAATTTGTTTGCTGCCCACAGTCGCTTCCGCCATCCCACTCAGAGCAAACAATAAAAACGCCGACATCATCAAAACTATGAGTCTCTTTTTAAAAATGGCTAATCCCTCCCTAATAATTTTATCAACCTGTTAGTTATGACGTAGCTTACTGGCAGGTTGTTCCTAACATTGAAAAACTTCTACATTTTATGATTCAATCCTGCCCTTAAAGGGTTTTGACAAGAAAAGAAAGCCGGCAATGACAGTAAGCGGCTTTCTTTCTTTAGTACAGGGTTTAAAAACCCCGGTACATAATAATGGTCGGTTTTTGGGCTTTGATACCCCGGCCGTCGGACTTGGGCAGGCTAAACAGGTGATTGTTTTCCACTACCTGGCCAGCCATGACATTTTTCCCGGCTGTCAAATCGGGTATACCGCCGCCGCTGGGATCCACTACCACAGCGCTGCCGCTGCGCACAATGATTTCAGTACCCGCTTTGCCAATGAACTCCTGGCCGGTTTCCAGCTCAGCAACAACCCATTCCAATGATGCAGAGCCCCCGGATAAACCCAGGCCGGCAATGTATTCCTGCACGTATCTTTCCACGAAGCTTCTGGTTACCAGGGGGTCACCGGCGGATCCGGGGTCACCGCCGTCGGCCGCAGCTAAACCTGCATACCCGGTGATGACTGCCGCCATGAGCAGCAGGGCCACCAACACTGCTTTGCTTTTGATTTTGCTCATCGAAAAACCTCACTTTTCGTAATAATGTATGGTTTTCCAGTTCGACAAGACAGGCACATTTCCTGCCATCACCTTGTACCTGTTAAACCCTTTCTATATAATTGACATAACTTGTAACACTCTCCGGTAATGGTCTTGCTATTGCTACGTTATATTATAGTAGAGGTTAGCCTTGTATTTTTGCCATCACCGCAATGACAAAGTTTTACTTCGCGGCTGAGGGTAGGTTAGCTTAAAATCCGGGGAAAATGTCTCCATATCTTTTAGGAAGGTGGCAGGTCTTATGAAAAAAGCGCAGGTAATACTTGCAGGGTTGCTATTGGTATCTTTGGTATTTATCTACCAAACCCTGGGCCAGGAAAGTAGGGTATCAGCAAACAACACGGCTGACCCCGGCACAAATGTTTTATACATACCGCTGGACAACCGCCCGGTTAATTATCAGAACGCCCTTGAGCTGGCCCGGTTGGCTGGTTTTAATCCAGTCTTCCCCACCCAGGAACAGCTTGCCGGTAATGGCGAGTTAAATACTTGGTTAACAGGCCAAATTCCCCACTACGGGGCTGCGGTATTATCGTTGGATATGCTGCTTTACGGTGGCCTGGTGGATTCCCGCAAACATAACTTGACCATGGATGAAATAGCCAAACGGGTTAACTTAATAAAAAGCATTAAAAAAGACGATCATCTTGTCTACGCTTTTATCTCCATTATGAGAGCGCCAATGGCCAATACCCCCCACACCATGCCGGATTATTACAACACATACGGCGCCAAGATTTTTAAATACGGCCAGTTAATGGATAAAGACCGCCTGGGCATTATTGAACCGGCTGAAGCTAAAAGGTTGAGCGAGCTTACCAGTGAGATCCCCGGTGAATACCTTAAAGATTTCACTGCTAGAAGAGATAAAAATTATCAAGCAACTGTGCAGGTTCTTAAGCTGGTACAGCAGGGCTATATTGACCGCCTGGTGATAAGCAAGGATGATACCGCACCCTACGGGTTTACCCGCATGGAGGCGGAAAGATTGACCAGGCTGGTGCAGCGGTATAACATCGCCGGCAAGGTGGAGTTCTTGGCAGGCACCGATGAATGCGGCCAACTGCTGCTGGCTGCCATGGCCAACAAGCTGGGCGCAGGTGTGGGCGACCGGGCTCTCCGGGTTTACGTGGATTATGCCTGCCGGGAACTGGCCGGAGATATCCCATTATATGAAGATGTTCCTTTACAGGAGAACATACTTCTGCACATTAAGGCTATCGGGGCCGAATTGACAGCACTGCCCGGCAAGGCTGATTTGGTACTGGCAGTGCATAACGGACCGGGATCGGGCGAACCGCAACAGCAAGATGCTTATGAGGTTACCGAGGCACGACAACAATTTATCGAGCGCATCAAAAACTACAATGCCCGGGGAACTTCAGTGGCCATAGCAGATGTGAACCGTCCCAATATGGCGGATGCCGGGTTTATGCAAACCCTTAACACCCACTATGACCTGTCCCAGTTGGCGGGCTATTCGGGTTGGAATACTGCGGGTAATTCAGTAGGCCTTGCGCTCAGCCAGGGAATTATAGCCACCGGGCATACCGGTGCAGGTGACCCGGGCTTTGCCGAAAAACAGCGGGACATCATTCTAAAGTGCTTGCTTGAGGATTGGGGCTACCAGGCAATAACCAGACCGGTGATCAGGGAAAAGGTACCGGTGGAACAACAAACATTAATGACCGATCCACAATTGGAACAGCAAACCACGGCGGAGATAGCACGAATGCTGAATGACTTTGCCGACCGAAATTTGCGGGAGGATTTTGGTAATGTTGAGGTAACAGAGGTCAACTTACCCTGGCACCGGTTATTCGATATCGATTTTGAAGTGCAAACATAGAAATAATAGGAAATGTTTAATTTTGTAAAAAAGAAGGGATTTATGCGTCTTATATCAAATTAAAAAATGTAGCTTAGCATAAGGGGGTGGTTTCTATTGCGCATAATTTCAGATCTGAGATCTGAAGTAAAAAATCTTTTTATAAAAAATAGGAGGTTGAGTATGAAAACTAAATTAATAGCAGTATTGACCCTGAGCATTTTCTTGCTTACCTGCAGTTTTGCCATGGCGGCGGTCTCACCGGCCATTTTTATCAATGGAAACGACCTGGCAGCAGAAAGCTCCGCTATTGTAGAAGATGATACTACCCTGGTACCCTTAAGAGCAGTTTTTGAAGCCCTGGGTCAAGAGGTGGAATGGAACGCTGAAGACAAATCAATCACCTCCGGTGGTATTTGGTTACAGGTTAACAACCCTGTGGCTACCGTTGACGGAGAAAATGTAAATTTGGCGGCTCCTGCCAAGATAATCAATAATGTAACATATGTGCCCCTGCAATTCATCGCTGTTAGCCTGAATAAGAATGTCGCTTTTTACAGCGAACAAAACCGCATCGACATAACTGACGAGCCCGTTGTAGATGAAGAAGTTGATGAGGAAGTTGATGAAGAGGCTGTAGCGGACGAAGATGTGGCCACCGATGATGACGCGGATGTTGATGAAGATGCAGCCGCTGAAGAAGATGTAGATGTGGATGAAAACGTTGACGCTGATGAAGATGCTACCAATGAAGAAGACGTGGATGTTGATAAAAACGCCGACGTTGATGAAGATGCTACTGCTGAAGAAAACGTGGATATGGATGAAAACGCCGACGTTGACAACGAAGATGTAGCTACCGATGAAGACGCTGATGATGTGGACGAAAATGCTGACGCTGACGAAGATGCAGCAGCTGATGAAGACGTGGAAGCTGAAGAGGTCGTAGAAGAATAAGTTAACCAGCGTTAAAATA is part of the Desulfallas thermosapovorans DSM 6562 genome and encodes:
- a CDS encoding S-layer homology domain-containing protein, with the translated sequence MFNRRYFLSLLIVLSLMLTAAGYAFAAGFTDTRGHWAEGQINKWAEKGLAGGYSDGTFKPNNQVTRAEFVALVNRAFGIETKGFAANFSDVNSSQWYYNDIAAASAAGYTGGYPDGTFKPQQSISRQEAASILVRLLELEPTTQGLEGFKDAGQIPQWSRSSIGAIAKAGLMAGYPDGTFQPGKSITRAEAVVALDRAREFAPVTPPVIEEATLQGTVTLDGKAVSGATVRVFKAGGYEDIKETETDSKGYFEFALAAGDYDLTAVTDNKVAYQSDITVVKDEKATAKLELVPAAVVSGTLYDENRTKVQNAKMLFTTNPTFIIYTGNDGKFKGAVLPDSTYTVQVYKPGKEDEDPLLLAEDVAVGAAGTRSLGIFKAPFSLSAPGGGGGGGPSGGDDTPVIVSIDNIQYTVALNENYSLPTEVTANMSDGKTKKYSVTWSPNVVDTTKAGVFTFQGTVSGYAPKVILTLRVEAPVGTSVEVDPDIPVAYEGGITIDFTSVKSSLPEGVKVTVKKCDEDDYELPSDPPAVFTVAGQVIEVEFDKQVDDFSAGVKLTLPYDESKVDDPDNLAIFYYNESEKKWECAADPVVDKVNKLVTVTVYHFSKWGVIEAARVEKPTANPQPGEIDKGTKVKLSTATPNAKIYYTTDGKNPNAPKHRILYEAPIVITSDTTIKALAIKDNMKNSHVETFEYNIKPYKPYIESITNGTVDQQNKKIIIDKEPSKFSDLEIELYSPSGNSTLEINLNGSKLGSWDFINGSNDLSLGNSISGFNIATTAAALLGAGLSHQDVLDAVEFSSLFEAIKRSSNFNKDEFYAEVVNEIAIIANNDENISEQGRKAIIEALNIPAINNAADTNTKAKIKDILRPAVEKYNTCAGDNIAVEDLVDDYVNTLDNIAKSECREAFYNAVNITALYETIKSSSKKDAIIDAINEKAIINAITEHAGTTTIAAMAMKVYVYLDELGSDSKKEILNTVNLSQLMINVSEKVGNDLVVIVKDKKNPANQTVYTVDVEK
- a CDS encoding copper amine oxidase N-terminal domain-containing protein, coding for MMSAFLLFALSGMAEATVGSKQIKVDYNNIVIYADGKAVNLSAGQEPFLLNGVTYVPLRVAGEALKCNVNWQAETKTIQLTSGAAAEVGSLKAQLIAKDQEIANLKKQIEDLQKQPDKEDKNDLRDLEDELLDRFDELEDVAIEDIRLDGDEDDVEVEIEVDLGDYGDEWEDLRDKDIEDWLEDLVEYIQDELTKNTVIEGVVIDIDDDEELVEFNKDGKDDLEVDFNDEDYRGGSDNASEVEDNLLNKRYSVEDLEFRVTQVNYDKDDKEVDIHLDAEDDDCSVEWRYLRDRDIEDAVDSIGEDIAEEFEDENVRLDTVELYFYDEDGFELESFKYNV
- a CDS encoding DUF4127 family protein, with amino-acid sequence MKKAQVILAGLLLVSLVFIYQTLGQESRVSANNTADPGTNVLYIPLDNRPVNYQNALELARLAGFNPVFPTQEQLAGNGELNTWLTGQIPHYGAAVLSLDMLLYGGLVDSRKHNLTMDEIAKRVNLIKSIKKDDHLVYAFISIMRAPMANTPHTMPDYYNTYGAKIFKYGQLMDKDRLGIIEPAEAKRLSELTSEIPGEYLKDFTARRDKNYQATVQVLKLVQQGYIDRLVISKDDTAPYGFTRMEAERLTRLVQRYNIAGKVEFLAGTDECGQLLLAAMANKLGAGVGDRALRVYVDYACRELAGDIPLYEDVPLQENILLHIKAIGAELTALPGKADLVLAVHNGPGSGEPQQQDAYEVTEARQQFIERIKNYNARGTSVAIADVNRPNMADAGFMQTLNTHYDLSQLAGYSGWNTAGNSVGLALSQGIIATGHTGAGDPGFAEKQRDIILKCLLEDWGYQAITRPVIREKVPVEQQTLMTDPQLEQQTTAEIARMLNDFADRNLREDFGNVEVTEVNLPWHRLFDIDFEVQT
- a CDS encoding copper amine oxidase N-terminal domain-containing protein, with translation MKTKLIAVLTLSIFLLTCSFAMAAVSPAIFINGNDLAAESSAIVEDDTTLVPLRAVFEALGQEVEWNAEDKSITSGGIWLQVNNPVATVDGENVNLAAPAKIINNVTYVPLQFIAVSLNKNVAFYSEQNRIDITDEPVVDEEVDEEVDEEAVADEDVATDDDADVDEDAAAEEDVDVDENVDADEDATNEEDVDVDKNADVDEDATAEENVDMDENADVDNEDVATDEDADDVDENADADEDAAADEDVEAEEVVEE